Below is a window of Defluviimonas sp. SAOS-178_SWC DNA.
TAACGCCGCCCATGACCCGCATATCCGCGATCATCATTCGAATTAGCGGCCCGGCGATCTGATCGTTCAGACGCCGGGATAAAGGCGTCCGACCCGTCGCGCCGAACCGATTTCCCGATTTCATGAGGACCGCCCGAGATGTGCGCCGACAAGCCCGAGACCCCCGATTACCGATCCACCGTCTTCCTGCCCGAGACCGAGTTCCCGATGCGCGCCGGCCTGCCGCAGCGCGAGCCGGACTGGCTTGCCCGCTGGGAACGGATCGGCGTCTATGACCGCCTGCGCGACAAGGCCGCCGGGACCGGGCGCGCGCCCTTCACGCTGCATGACGGCCCGCCCTACGCCAACGGCCACCTCCATATCGGCCACGGGCTGAACAAGATCCTGAAAGACATGGTCGTCCGCTCGCAGCAGATGATGGGCAAGGATTCCCGCTACGTGCCAGGCTGGGACTGCCACGGCCTGCCCATCGAATGGAAGATCGAGGAGCAGTACCGCCAGAAGGGCCTGAACAAGGACGACGTGGACATCGTCGCCTTCCGCCAGGAATGCCGCAAGTTCGCCGAGGGCTGGATCGACATCCAGCGCGAGGAGTTCAAGCGCCTCGGCGTCACCGGCAACTGGGCCGATCCGTACCTCACGATGGACTACCACGCCGAGGCGGTGATCGCCGAGGAGTTCCTGACGTTCCTGATGAACGGATCTCTGTATCAGGGATCCAAGCCCGTGATGTGGTCGCCGGTCGAGAAGACCGCCCTCGCGGAAGCGGAGGTCGAGTATCACGACCACACGAGCCACACGATCTGGGTGCGGTTTCCCGTCAAACGAGCTGGTGCCAAAGGAACTACCCCGTTGGCTGATCTGATGTCGGCATCGGTGGTGATTTGGACGACGACGCCTTGGACAATCCCCCAAAACCGTGCTGTAGCTTACAATCCCGATATCGCGTACGGCCTGTTCAAGATCGGAGAGATCGCAGAAAATTCCTCGGCGAAGCCGGGAGAATTGCTAGTCATTGCGGACGCTCTGGTCGATCCAGTTATGGCGGCGGCCAGAGTGGAGAAATTCGAACGCGTTCGAGACGTGCCGCATGACCAGTTTTCGGGCGCACTTCTGTATCATCCGCTTCACGACGTTGACGGCGCCAACGGTGAATGGGACTATGACGTCCCCATGCTCCCCGGCGACCATGTCACCGACGACGCGGGGACGGGCTTTGTCCATACCGCGCCCTCCCACGGCGACGACGACTACCAGCTTGGCCTCAAGTTCGGCCTGCCGATGACCTACAACGTGGAGCCGGACGGCTCCTACCGCGCCGACTTGCCGCTTTTCGGCGGCGAGGCGATAATCCTGCCCGACGGCAAGGACGGCCCGGCCAATGTCAGCGTCATCAAGCAGCTCGCCTATGCCGAGGCGCTCTTCGGCAAGGGCAAGCTCAAGCACAGCTACCCGCATAGCTGGCGGTCGAAGGCGCCGCTCATCTACCGCAACACGCCGCAATGGTTCGTCGCCATCGACGCGAAGCTCGACGACGGCATGGGCGACTACGGCGACACGATCCGCGCCCGGGCGCTGAAGTCCATCGACGAGTTGGTCGCCTGGACCCCGGCTTCGGGCCGCAACCGCCTGCATTCGATGATCGAGGCGCGGCCCGACTGGGTGCTGTCGCGCCAGCGTGCCTGGGGCGTGCCGCTGACCTGCTTCGTGAAGAAGGGGGCGAAACCGACCGATTCCGGCTTCCTCCTGCGGAATTCCGAAGTCAATGCCCGTATCGTTGCCGCTTTCGAGGCCGAGGGCGCAGATGTGTGGTATCGCGACGGGTTCAAGGACGAGGTTCTCGGCAATCTCGTCAACCCTGACGACTACGAACAGGTCTTCGACGTGCTCGACGTCTGGTTCGACTCCGGCTCCACCCATGCCTTCGTGCTACGCGACCGGCCGGACGGGACGGCGGACGGCATTGCCGATCTCTACCTCGAAGGCACCGACCAGCACCGGGGATGGTTCCATTCCTCGATGTTGCAGGCCTGCGGCACCAAGGGCCGGGCGCCCTATCGCGGGGTGCTGACGCACGGCTTCACGCTCGACGAGAAGGGCATGAAGATGTCCAAGTCGATCGGCAACACGATCGTGCCGGAAGAGGTCGTGAAGCAATACGGCGCCGATATCCTGCGGCTCTGGGTGGCACAGACCGACTACACCGCCGACCAGCGGATCGGGCCCGAGATCCTGAAAGGCACCGCCGACAGCTACCGGCGGCTTCGCAACACGATGCGCTTCCTTCTCGGCAACCTCGCGGGGTTCTCCGACGCCGAACGCGTCGCGCCGGAGGAGATGCCGGAACTTGAGCGCTGGGTGCTGCACCGGCTGGCCGAACTCGACCACACCGTGCGCAAGGGCTATGCGAAATACGACTTTCAGGGCGTGTTCCAGACACTCTTCACCTTCTGCACGGTGGACCTGTCGGCGGTCTATTTCGACATCCGCAAGGACGCGCTTTACTGCGACGCGCCGGAAAGCCTGCGGCGGCGCTCGGCGCGCACGGTGCTCGACCTGCTCTTCCACCGGCTGACGACCTGGCTCGCGCCGATCCTGGTCTTTACGATGGAGGATGTCTGGCTCGCCCGCTTCCCCGGCGAGGACAATTCGGTGCATCTTCTGGACATGCCGGACACGCCGGCCGACTGGCTCGACGAGCCCCTTGCCCAGAAATGGGAGGCGATCCGCAAGGTCCGCCGCGTCGTCACCGCAGCCCTCGAAGTGCAGCGCACGGCGAAGGTCATCGGTGCCTCGCTGGAGGCCGCACCCGTGGTCCATGTCGAGAATTCCGCCGCGCTTGCCGCGCTGAAATCGGTGGATTTCGCCGATATCTGCATCACATCGGACCTGCAGCTGACGGCCGATCCGGCGCCGGAAGAGGCATTCCGCCTGCCCGAGGTGCCGGGCGTCGGCGTGGTCTTCGAGAAGGCCGAGGGCGAGAAATGCCAGCGCTGTTGGAAGATCCTGCCCGATGTCGGGAGCCACGCGCATGCGGGCACTTGCGCCCGCTGCGACGACGCGCTCGGCCGAGGGGCTGCCTGACAAAAAATCGCTCCGCGCAAGGCAAGGGCCACGCTACTCTCCCCGGAAACGGGGAGAGACTCATGCGCCGGATTTTTGCGGTTCTCCTGATCGCCGCTGCGGCGCCGTCCCACGCGCAGCAGGCGCCGGACTTCCCGCACAAGTCGAGCTACATCATCCAGCTGACAAGCTCGCAATATGCGAGCGGGCTTGGCGACTATCTCGTGCCGCCTCTGACACGCGCCTTCCGCAAGACCGGAATGCGCTACGAAGGGGGCCCTGGGGCGCGCTATGCCGCAACGGTCGAGACGGGGTCGGATGTCGGACGCTGGTACGGAACGGGTAGCGATGCGCGATGGCTTTACACGCGCTCCGTGACGGTCGGTCTGTCGCCGGCGGACATGGATATTGAGCCCGGGGGCAAGCTCACGCCGGCCTTTTCCGTCACGGTCACGCTCATCACGCCCAATGAGGACCGGGTGGACGAACTCGACTGCCTGATCGCGCTCGCCACGCGCGAACTCGCCGCCCGATACGAGCCGACGGGGCATGTCCTCGTCACCGGCAGGTCTTGCGCCCGCAAGGAGTAGGCTGCGCGTCGGGGGGCGGCAGAACCACATGAATCGGGTTGCGCGCCGCGCCCTCGCGGCGCAGCATCGCCCCATGCCCGAAATGACCGTCCAAAGCCCGTTCGGACCCCTCACCCTCCGTGAAGAGGACGGGCATATCGCGGCCTTGTCCTGGGGAGCCGGTGGTGCCGACGAGACACCGCTTCTTGCCGAGGCCGCGGACCAGCTGGGCGAATATTTCGCCGGCACCCGCCGCGCGTTCGACCTGCCCGTCGCGTTCCGCCCCGGCCTTCAGGGCGAGGTCATGCGGGCGATGTGCGCGATCCCCTTCGGCGAAACCCGCACCTACGGCGATCTGGCCCGCGCCCTCGGCGCGCCTGCCCAGTCCATCGGTCAGGCTTGCGGCGGCAATCCGGTTCCCATCATCGTGCCCTGCCACCGCATCCTCGGGGCCTCCGGCCTCGGCGGCTTCTCCGCGCCGGGGGGCGTGGAGACGAAGGTTGCCCTCCTCAAGCTCGAAGGGGCCGCATCGCTCTTGATCTGAGGCCGGATGTGGCTTTCGTTGGCGGTCAGAGTTGGATTGATTTGTTCAGGGTATGGGGCGGGACTATCGGAAGGATATCGACGGATTGCGCGCGGTCGCGGTCCTGCCGGTCGTGCTCTATCACGCCGGCCTTGGCTTTGCCGGCGGATATGTCGGCGTCGACGTGTTCTTCGTCATCTCAGGTTATCTGATTGTCGGCCTGATCCACCAAGAGATGGTGGAGGAGCGGTTCTCGTTTCTCGATTTCTACGGTCGACGGATCCGGCGCCTTTACCCGGCGCTGTTTGTCGTGCTGGC
It encodes the following:
- the ileS gene encoding isoleucine--tRNA ligase; amino-acid sequence: MCADKPETPDYRSTVFLPETEFPMRAGLPQREPDWLARWERIGVYDRLRDKAAGTGRAPFTLHDGPPYANGHLHIGHGLNKILKDMVVRSQQMMGKDSRYVPGWDCHGLPIEWKIEEQYRQKGLNKDDVDIVAFRQECRKFAEGWIDIQREEFKRLGVTGNWADPYLTMDYHAEAVIAEEFLTFLMNGSLYQGSKPVMWSPVEKTALAEAEVEYHDHTSHTIWVRFPVKRAGAKGTTPLADLMSASVVIWTTTPWTIPQNRAVAYNPDIAYGLFKIGEIAENSSAKPGELLVIADALVDPVMAAARVEKFERVRDVPHDQFSGALLYHPLHDVDGANGEWDYDVPMLPGDHVTDDAGTGFVHTAPSHGDDDYQLGLKFGLPMTYNVEPDGSYRADLPLFGGEAIILPDGKDGPANVSVIKQLAYAEALFGKGKLKHSYPHSWRSKAPLIYRNTPQWFVAIDAKLDDGMGDYGDTIRARALKSIDELVAWTPASGRNRLHSMIEARPDWVLSRQRAWGVPLTCFVKKGAKPTDSGFLLRNSEVNARIVAAFEAEGADVWYRDGFKDEVLGNLVNPDDYEQVFDVLDVWFDSGSTHAFVLRDRPDGTADGIADLYLEGTDQHRGWFHSSMLQACGTKGRAPYRGVLTHGFTLDEKGMKMSKSIGNTIVPEEVVKQYGADILRLWVAQTDYTADQRIGPEILKGTADSYRRLRNTMRFLLGNLAGFSDAERVAPEEMPELERWVLHRLAELDHTVRKGYAKYDFQGVFQTLFTFCTVDLSAVYFDIRKDALYCDAPESLRRRSARTVLDLLFHRLTTWLAPILVFTMEDVWLARFPGEDNSVHLLDMPDTPADWLDEPLAQKWEAIRKVRRVVTAALEVQRTAKVIGASLEAAPVVHVENSAALAALKSVDFADICITSDLQLTADPAPEEAFRLPEVPGVGVVFEKAEGEKCQRCWKILPDVGSHAHAGTCARCDDALGRGAA
- a CDS encoding methylated-DNA--[protein]-cysteine S-methyltransferase, translating into MPEMTVQSPFGPLTLREEDGHIAALSWGAGGADETPLLAEAADQLGEYFAGTRRAFDLPVAFRPGLQGEVMRAMCAIPFGETRTYGDLARALGAPAQSIGQACGGNPVPIIVPCHRILGASGLGGFSAPGGVETKVALLKLEGAASLLI